The Hydractinia symbiolongicarpus strain clone_291-10 chromosome 2, HSymV2.1, whole genome shotgun sequence genomic sequence TGAGCCTTTACCTGATAACATctcaaagaaagaaagagaaacacggttaaaagaaagaaaggctatactagaaaaagtaaaaacttacatagatttaaatttgaatcCAAGATTCAACAATATTCTTCATCCAGACGAACCGAATTATAACCAACCAGGTACAATTTAACAAATCCTTCAAAGTTTAGCCATAACAAATAAAGAATATGAAAACGCACTAAGCATCTCACCTGATCCTGGATTTCAAATTCACTTCCGAAGGCTTCCAGATTCTTGTTTtatcaataattattttactgaGGGTTTGAAGGCATGGGAAGCTAACATAGACATTCAACCTGTTCTTGATTATTATAAAGCAGTTTCTTACATGTGTGCTTATTTGTCAAAAGTTGAAAATGAATCTTCAGAGGCAATGAAAAAATCTGCATCGCAAGCACTAGAAACTGGCGATTCGTTATTTGTACAAATGAAATCAATTGCAAATGCTTATCGAAATCATCGTGAAATGTCAGTTCAAGAAGCAGTAGCTACTATAAtgccagaaatatggttacgaaagacatttccagctgtagtttttgcaaatagTAACATTCCTGAGAAGCGATACAGGGTATGTCGTAGcgaagaagaaattttaagtttacCACCAGAGAGTACGgatatttttaaacgaaacATGTTGGATAGATACATGGATAGACcaaatttagaatttaaaaaaggtAGATAccccatgttggaacaaatgtgtTATGCTGAGTTCTTGTCAAGCTACTCTATGAAAATAAAACCGAAACCAGAAGAAGAAAATGACAGTCAACCAGAAGTACTTGAAGAAATAATAGCTGAGATTCAAGTCGAATCTCCTTATCCAAAAACTATAcctctgatgtcatcaaaagaaatgttgaacttgcgaaaagaaaaatgtgttcTAAGATACCATGTACCTAGTCGAGACAAAAATCCAGAAGGATATGCACATCATTTGCTCCTTATGTTTTATCCTTTTCGCCAGGAAGCAGAATTGTTAAGTGAAAACTCGAGTACTTACACagagaaattattggaaaacggtttattagaaattataaatacaaataaaagaatatgcgaaccatttggtgaacttgttgaagaagcaatgataaattttcacgCAAATGTAAATAATCTTGATTCTTTCGCCGAACAGGAAAACGACGATGTTACTGATGAGATTAGTAATATAAGCAACCATGACACTGACGAAATTCGAAGTAAAACCGAAAACATCCTAGTTTTTGGAAACACTTTTTCATCTATTACTGAGCCTGGAATTTCCGACGACGAACTCCATGAAAAGATTCGaacattaaataaaacacaaaggcAAATTTTTAATGATTGGGTTAGAACTTACGTAAAAGGTTTAGCATGTAACGCACACCATAAAATTAAGCCAATTCACATTTTTCTAACAGGAAGTTCAGGTTGTGGAAAGTCCCAtttaataacaacaatttcTGACATGCTAAATAAAGCACTTTCCTATCGTGCAGGAAACTTAGAAAAGGATAAAATTCTCATTTTAGCACCAACCGGTATTGCTGCCATTAATATAGAGGGAAATACAATACATTCAGCCTTAGGTATACCAGCGGATAGAAATTTCACTAAAACCATTTCTAAGTTAAGTGATAAAAAGAAATGTATGCTGCGAAACAAGCTTTCAGAACTAAGCGTTATTGTAATAGATGAAATCTCAATGGTT encodes the following:
- the LOC130629775 gene encoding uncharacterized protein LOC130629775 — translated: MINFHANVNNLDSFAEQENDDVTDEISNISNHDTDEIRSKTENILVFGNTFSSITEPGISDDELHEKIRTLNKTQRQIFNDWVRTYVKGLACNAHHKIKPIHIFLTGSSGCGKSHLITTISDMLNKALSYRAGNLEKDKILILAPTGIAAINIEGNTIHSALGIPADRNFTKTISKLSDKKKCMLRNKLSELSVIVIDEISMVSNKLLLHIHQRLSEIFGCADDIPFAGISVIACGDFYQLPPIQARPVYAEYKDALLNLLHCWKHFKIAELTEVMRQRGDQHLIELLNNIRVGKLETRHEDLLKSKFISPNDPHYPKNAIYIFAENQPASEHNKKCLIA